In one Chitinophaga sancti genomic region, the following are encoded:
- the galK gene encoding galactokinase, translating to MEQAKLNAYCQQHFDQEPIMVRAAGRINLIGEHTDYNNGFVLPAAIDKAIYLAIIKRNDNKIVMHALDVNDSYTGSLDKLERTKQHWPDYLLGVVQQLQQGGHIIGGFECAFCGNVPLGAGLSSSAALECATVFGLNELFSLGLGRKEMALLSQAAENQFVGVRCGIMDQFASMFGKKQQLIKLDCGSLEYEYIPFNFDDVNLVLLDTQVKHSLASSEYNTRRAECEQGVAWVKVHHPHVNSLRDVSMDMLDAYVKGKNATVYNRCRYVVEEIQRLQDACIDLQNDDLTSFGKKVFATHEGLDKLYNVSCPELNWLAEFAAGENGVLGARMMGGGFGGCTINIVKKTAVPALLERAAAGYKQQFNTTLKAYVTSIEDGCRTVNNLVNN from the coding sequence GTGGAGCAAGCTAAACTTAACGCTTATTGCCAGCAGCATTTTGATCAGGAACCAATTATGGTAAGAGCTGCAGGACGCATTAATCTCATTGGAGAACATACGGATTACAACAATGGATTCGTATTACCTGCCGCTATTGACAAAGCTATCTACCTCGCCATTATCAAGCGCAACGACAACAAAATTGTGATGCATGCACTGGATGTAAATGATTCTTACACCGGGTCGTTGGATAAACTGGAACGTACGAAACAGCATTGGCCTGATTATCTGCTGGGCGTTGTGCAGCAATTGCAGCAGGGAGGTCATATCATCGGCGGGTTTGAATGTGCATTTTGCGGTAATGTTCCCCTGGGCGCCGGCCTCTCATCCTCCGCAGCACTTGAATGTGCTACCGTATTTGGTCTGAACGAACTGTTCAGCCTTGGCCTGGGCCGCAAAGAAATGGCGCTCCTGTCACAGGCTGCCGAAAACCAGTTCGTAGGTGTTCGTTGTGGTATCATGGACCAGTTTGCCAGCATGTTCGGTAAGAAACAGCAGCTGATTAAACTGGATTGCGGCTCTCTTGAATACGAATACATCCCATTCAACTTTGACGATGTCAACCTCGTTCTGCTGGATACACAGGTGAAGCACTCCCTGGCAAGCTCCGAATATAATACCCGCCGTGCTGAATGTGAGCAGGGTGTAGCCTGGGTAAAGGTACACCATCCACATGTGAACAGCCTGCGCGATGTAAGTATGGATATGCTGGATGCCTACGTAAAAGGTAAGAATGCAACCGTATATAACCGTTGCCGCTATGTAGTGGAAGAAATTCAGCGTTTACAGGATGCCTGTATTGACCTGCAGAATGACGACCTTACATCATTTGGTAAAAAGGTATTTGCTACACACGAAGGCCTCGATAAGCTGTATAATGTAAGCTGCCCTGAACTGAACTGGCTGGCAGAATTTGCTGCCGGTGAAAATGGTGTACTGGGTGCACGTATGATGGGTGGCGGCTTTGGCGGCTGTACCATCAACATCGTGAAGAAAACGGCTGTTCCAGCCCTGCTGGAAAGAGCTGCTGCCGGTTACAAACAACAGTTCAATACTACATTGAAAGCATACGTGACCAGCATTGAAGATGGTTGCCGTACTGTGAACAATCTGGTGAATAATTAA
- a CDS encoding energy transducer TonB: MNTTNIYNADFLDILFEGRNKEYGAYELRRSEDRRVRRALIGTVSIALVIVGGYVLSDKLFAASMHIRNEPMVKETILTNLHTPDDKVIPPPPAPPTPPPPAVSSVKITPPIITRDDLVRAEDEVVRLDSIGNKSVGVANIQGDDINGRDIPSLLGGDGPGNNVVEAPVVERETILCFVEMMPTFPGGEDALLKFLRDNVKYPHVAQENEIQGTVFVQFVVDKEGNINDVKTIGATKGGGLEEESIRVVKKMPKWKPGKQNNQKVSVQYNLPIRYTLQN, encoded by the coding sequence ATGAATACAACAAACATTTACAATGCAGACTTCCTCGACATTCTCTTCGAGGGCCGTAACAAAGAATACGGTGCATATGAACTCCGCAGAAGTGAGGACAGGCGTGTTCGCAGAGCCTTGATAGGCACAGTTTCTATCGCTTTGGTAATAGTAGGTGGATATGTATTGAGTGATAAGCTTTTTGCAGCGTCAATGCATATACGAAATGAACCTATGGTTAAAGAAACTATATTAACGAATTTGCATACTCCGGACGACAAGGTTATTCCTCCTCCTCCTGCTCCTCCTACACCACCACCGCCGGCCGTTTCATCCGTGAAGATTACCCCACCTATTATTACGCGTGATGACCTGGTGCGCGCTGAAGATGAAGTTGTGAGACTTGATAGTATTGGCAACAAATCTGTTGGTGTCGCTAACATTCAGGGAGATGATATCAATGGTCGTGATATCCCTTCATTATTAGGAGGTGATGGTCCTGGTAATAATGTCGTGGAAGCACCTGTGGTAGAAAGGGAAACAATACTTTGCTTTGTTGAAATGATGCCTACCTTTCCCGGTGGTGAAGACGCGCTGCTTAAATTTCTTCGTGATAACGTGAAATATCCGCATGTGGCACAGGAAAATGAAATACAGGGAACCGTATTCGTACAGTTTGTAGTAGACAAGGAAGGCAACATCAATGATGTAAAAACAATTGGTGCTACCAAAGGAGGTGGTCTTGAAGAGGAATCCATCCGCGTGGTAAAGAAAATGCCTAAGTGGAAACCTGGCAAACAAAACAATCAAAAAGTAAGTGTGCAGTATAACCTCCCTATCAGATATACCCTGCAAAATTAA
- a CDS encoding SDR family oxidoreductase: MELSLKGKTALICGATQGIGLATAKELAALGAECILMARNEDALKEIIPTLEAEHFQEHSYLVADFRHPKEVEEAIRTVADKQTIHILINNTGGPAAGPIVEAEVQDFIDAFNQHLVNNHILAQAVLTGMIGAGYGRIINVISTSVKAPLKNLGVSNTIRLSVAAWAKTMATELAQYGVTVNNVLPGSTNTSRLQSLIKTSAKKRNVERQVIEQEMLSEIPMKRFGDAKEIAATIAFLATPAAGYITGTSIPVDGGKSPTF, encoded by the coding sequence ATGGAATTATCGTTAAAGGGAAAAACCGCCCTGATCTGTGGCGCCACACAGGGTATTGGATTAGCCACAGCCAAAGAACTGGCCGCTTTAGGAGCAGAATGTATCTTAATGGCCAGAAACGAGGATGCCCTGAAAGAAATTATACCTACGCTCGAAGCAGAACATTTCCAGGAGCATAGTTATCTTGTCGCCGACTTCAGGCACCCCAAAGAGGTGGAAGAAGCTATCAGGACAGTCGCAGACAAACAAACAATTCACATCCTGATCAATAATACAGGAGGTCCTGCTGCAGGCCCGATCGTAGAAGCTGAAGTACAGGATTTCATCGACGCTTTTAATCAGCACCTGGTGAATAATCACATTCTTGCACAAGCCGTGCTCACTGGTATGATCGGAGCTGGTTATGGCAGGATCATCAACGTAATCTCTACCTCCGTAAAAGCACCGCTCAAAAACCTGGGCGTGTCCAATACCATCCGCCTTTCCGTTGCAGCATGGGCCAAGACCATGGCGACAGAACTGGCACAGTATGGCGTGACTGTCAATAACGTATTGCCAGGTTCCACCAACACAAGCCGCCTGCAATCCCTGATAAAGACGAGCGCTAAAAAGCGGAACGTGGAAAGACAGGTGATAGAACAGGAAATGCTAAGTGAAATACCAATGAAACGATTCGGAGATGCAAAAGAAATTGCAGCCACAATTGCATTTCTTGCTACACCTGCCGCAGGCTACATCACAGGTACGAGTATCCCTGTTGACGGTGGTAAATCTCCGACCTTCTAA
- a CDS encoding acyltransferase family protein, translated as MQAANQRFLPLDVFRGLTICFMIIVNTPGTNDIFAPLEHAAWHGFTPTDLVFPSFLFAVGNAMSFSMRKYYDLDNATVLSKIFKRTLLIFLLGFIMYWLPFVHHTDDGSLAFNSISNTRIMGVLQRIALCYCFASLMIRFLPQKAVWIISGLLLVGYWIIMRFAGDAADPYGFSTNAAVHFDKLILGENHMYHDKGTISEPEGLLSTLPAIVNVVIGYYAGLYIQKRRPNTLSTLIRVGCFFIILATFWNTNFPINKKLWTSTFVLLTAGLDLLILTLLLYIIDVQEKTAWTGFFTTFGKNPLFLYLLSEVMVIFLFFFTIGNESVYAWINNHFFQPLAPGKAGSLLFAITYMLFCWCVGKFLDKKRIYVRV; from the coding sequence ATGCAAGCAGCAAATCAACGCTTTCTGCCACTGGACGTATTCCGTGGCCTCACCATCTGCTTTATGATCATTGTGAACACTCCCGGTACCAATGATATATTTGCACCACTGGAACACGCCGCCTGGCATGGCTTCACACCCACCGACCTGGTGTTTCCGTCATTCCTCTTCGCCGTGGGCAATGCCATGAGCTTTAGCATGCGCAAGTACTACGACCTGGATAACGCCACTGTACTCTCGAAAATATTCAAAAGAACCCTCCTCATCTTCCTCCTGGGTTTCATCATGTACTGGCTCCCTTTTGTTCATCACACCGACGACGGTAGCCTGGCTTTCAATTCAATCAGCAATACCCGCATCATGGGGGTACTGCAAAGAATTGCCCTCTGCTACTGCTTCGCTTCCCTCATGATCCGGTTCCTGCCCCAGAAAGCAGTATGGATCATCAGCGGATTATTACTGGTCGGCTACTGGATCATTATGCGCTTCGCTGGCGATGCGGCTGATCCGTATGGGTTCTCTACCAATGCCGCCGTTCATTTCGATAAGTTAATTCTTGGTGAAAATCACATGTACCACGATAAAGGCACCATCTCCGAACCCGAAGGATTACTCAGTACACTGCCCGCAATTGTGAATGTAGTCATCGGTTATTATGCCGGCCTCTATATCCAGAAACGCAGGCCCAATACGCTTAGTACCCTCATCAGGGTAGGTTGCTTCTTTATCATCCTGGCTACATTCTGGAATACAAATTTCCCAATTAATAAAAAGTTATGGACCAGTACCTTCGTGTTGCTCACCGCCGGATTGGACCTCCTGATCCTGACCTTGCTTTTGTATATCATAGACGTACAAGAGAAAACAGCATGGACCGGGTTCTTCACCACCTTCGGGAAAAATCCTTTATTCCTTTATCTTTTGTCCGAAGTGATGGTTATATTCCTGTTTTTCTTTACTATTGGGAACGAATCAGTATATGCCTGGATCAACAACCACTTTTTCCAGCCATTAGCCCCGGGCAAAGCAGGCTCTCTCCTCTTTGCAATCACATACATGCTGTTTTGCTGGTGTGTGGGTAAATTCCTGGATAAAAAACGTATATACGTTCGTGTATAA
- a CDS encoding LacI family DNA-binding transcriptional regulator, translated as MNHKVTIADIARELNLTGATVSRALNNRKGTSEETRKMVQEVAERMNYRRDRIAWSLRSGRTNIIGVIIPSAEINFFGSVIHGIESMANQHGYNVLIYQSNEQPEYEQKGIETFLSTRVDGILASIAKETLDFSHYLEIKERGVPLVFFDRANDSLNIPSVVVDDFKGAYYATEHLIRQGYKRIAHITGQQHLKIFKDRLEGYKSALAAYGLPVEPDLIYQGNVSIEAGRQAIAHFLGLPQPPDAVFAVEDFTALGVVKELKDRGIDMPEAFGVVGFANESFDEHITPSLSSIDQQTVQMGKEAFKLLMEMINEGEEGTLVKSRVVLDPVPVYRQSSMRR; from the coding sequence TTGAATCACAAAGTTACTATAGCAGACATAGCCAGGGAGTTGAACCTGACGGGCGCCACTGTGTCGAGGGCCTTGAATAACCGCAAGGGTACCAGTGAGGAAACCCGGAAGATGGTGCAGGAAGTGGCGGAAAGGATGAACTACCGGAGAGACAGGATCGCGTGGTCACTGCGCTCCGGCAGGACCAATATTATTGGAGTCATCATTCCAAGTGCGGAAATCAACTTTTTTGGCTCTGTGATCCACGGTATTGAGAGCATGGCCAACCAGCATGGTTATAATGTATTGATCTATCAGTCTAACGAACAGCCGGAGTATGAGCAGAAGGGGATAGAAACCTTTCTGAGTACCCGGGTAGATGGTATCCTGGCGTCTATTGCCAAGGAGACTTTAGACTTTAGTCACTACCTCGAGATCAAGGAGCGGGGAGTGCCGCTGGTCTTTTTTGACCGTGCGAACGATAGCCTGAATATTCCTTCGGTGGTGGTCGATGACTTCAAGGGGGCTTATTATGCTACGGAGCACCTGATCCGTCAGGGATACAAGCGTATTGCCCATATTACGGGGCAGCAACACCTGAAGATCTTTAAGGATCGCCTGGAGGGCTATAAATCTGCCCTGGCAGCATATGGGCTACCGGTGGAACCGGACCTGATCTACCAGGGGAACGTTTCGATTGAGGCGGGTAGGCAGGCGATTGCCCATTTCCTGGGGCTGCCACAGCCGCCGGATGCGGTATTTGCGGTGGAGGATTTTACGGCCCTGGGAGTGGTGAAGGAGTTGAAAGACAGGGGGATCGATATGCCGGAAGCCTTTGGGGTGGTAGGGTTTGCGAATGAGTCATTTGATGAGCATATTACGCCGAGTTTGTCAAGTATAGATCAGCAGACGGTGCAGATGGGGAAAGAGGCTTTTAAACTGCTGATGGAGATGATTAATGAGGGAGAGGAGGGTACGCTGGTAAAGTCAAGGGTTGTATTGGACCCGGTTCCTGTATACAGGCAGTCGTCAATGCGGAGATAA
- a CDS encoding UDP-glucose--hexose-1-phosphate uridylyltransferase, whose protein sequence is MSENTFDLTSHPHTRLNILTGEWVLVSPHRSKRPWQGKVEAPAQVQRPSYVEDCYLCPTNTRADGSKNEAYTGPIAFTNDFSALLSNTPSGDVDEDGLLVAQSQRGLCRVICFSPRHDLTLPEMEVPAIRQVVDLWAKEYEALKAVDYIKYIQIFENKGDIMGCSNPHPHGQIWASENVPMELEKETRQQKLYFDKHGKSLLSAYLDKEVKEQVRIIAENAHFVALVPFWAVWPYEAMIISRRHVQSVTQFNEEEKTGLADILKQLTIRYDNLFETSFPYSAGMHQAPVNDGSEHPEWHWHMHFYPPLLRSATVKKFMVGYEMLANPQRDITPEFAAERLRTLSAVHYKSRQLV, encoded by the coding sequence ATGTCTGAAAATACCTTTGATCTGACTTCCCATCCCCATACCCGACTGAATATCCTGACCGGCGAATGGGTACTCGTTTCTCCTCACCGTTCCAAAAGACCATGGCAGGGAAAAGTAGAAGCGCCTGCGCAGGTACAACGTCCTTCTTATGTAGAAGACTGTTACCTGTGTCCAACCAATACACGTGCTGACGGCAGCAAAAATGAAGCGTATACAGGGCCAATCGCCTTTACAAACGACTTCTCCGCATTATTGTCCAACACGCCATCCGGCGATGTGGATGAAGATGGTCTGCTGGTTGCACAATCACAGCGTGGCCTTTGCCGTGTGATCTGTTTCAGCCCAAGGCATGACCTCACACTTCCTGAAATGGAAGTTCCTGCTATCCGCCAGGTGGTAGACCTGTGGGCGAAAGAATACGAAGCGCTAAAAGCAGTAGACTACATTAAATACATCCAGATCTTCGAAAACAAAGGAGATATTATGGGTTGTAGTAATCCACATCCACACGGACAGATCTGGGCATCAGAGAATGTACCGATGGAGCTGGAAAAAGAAACCCGCCAGCAGAAACTGTATTTTGACAAACATGGCAAAAGCCTGCTGTCTGCCTACCTTGATAAAGAGGTAAAAGAACAGGTAAGGATCATTGCTGAAAATGCACACTTCGTGGCACTGGTGCCTTTCTGGGCAGTATGGCCATACGAAGCAATGATCATCAGCCGTCGTCATGTACAGTCTGTAACGCAATTCAATGAAGAAGAAAAGACAGGACTGGCAGATATTTTGAAACAACTGACCATCCGTTACGATAACTTATTTGAAACTTCTTTCCCGTATTCAGCCGGTATGCACCAGGCACCGGTGAATGATGGTAGTGAACATCCTGAATGGCATTGGCATATGCATTTTTATCCGCCATTACTGCGCTCCGCGACAGTGAAGAAATTCATGGTAGGGTACGAGATGCTGGCAAATCCACAAAGGGATATTACGCCAGAATTTGCGGCTGAAAGGCTAAGGACTTTGTCTGCAGTCCATTATAAAAGCAGGCAACTCGTTTAA
- a CDS encoding TonB-dependent receptor, producing the protein MTRLILPCLTCLLSLSAYAQKPADTTLLPEVQVMAYPGKKYSFLQVPSSSAVITEKQLSLQQGTTLIPTLNNVPGVRMEERSPGSYRLSLRGSLLRSPFGIRNVKVYIDEIPFTDAGGNTYLNLSDAGAFTGIEVLKGPDGSQFGANSGGVLLLHPAGTQPDTARLKADIQAGSYGLFHEEGGWQKQWNKYKLNIYEGIQRTDGYRQNSALKRYYVQTAQQWQYNPHNNLKLIAFYSDMDYRTPGGLNAAQASADPHAARPATATLPGAIEQHAGIRNKTALGGLVHTAQLSTHWKHVLSIYGINTHFENPFITNFEARDENTAGARTYIALQDQPINGTNIHLDWTAGVEWSQTGSDIVNYGNNKGKRDTVQAASNITASQHFFFTSLSLRPGSQWIVEAALSANYFKYRFEQGKKQFDPQLMPRISLSYLILPQWSVRASLSKGYSPPSIAEVRPTDNVINTTLQAETGWNYEAGFRLQGLRHQYQLDAAVFYYKLQDAIVRQLHDDGTEYFINAGGTTQKGIELQGMTWLTKWLQLNASYAYSHFIFSDYNVAGKNLSGNALTGVPRHAANAGLLANLPAHLSVYAQYAFTDKLPLDDANTAYAKQYHLLQGKVSWQLMKHITLYAGADNILNRFYSLGNDLNAVGNRYFNPATLRNYYGGVRVRI; encoded by the coding sequence ATGACACGCCTTATTCTGCCTTGCTTAACCTGCCTCTTGTCGCTGTCTGCATATGCACAAAAACCCGCAGACACTACACTACTTCCTGAAGTTCAGGTCATGGCCTATCCGGGCAAAAAATACTCATTTCTACAGGTGCCATCCAGCAGCGCAGTCATCACAGAAAAACAGCTATCATTACAACAGGGCACCACGCTCATTCCCACGCTGAACAACGTTCCGGGAGTACGAATGGAGGAGCGTAGCCCCGGTAGTTATCGTTTATCCCTGAGAGGCAGTTTATTACGCTCTCCCTTCGGGATCAGGAATGTAAAAGTCTATATAGACGAAATCCCTTTTACCGATGCAGGTGGCAATACCTACCTGAACCTCTCCGATGCCGGCGCCTTCACAGGCATTGAAGTATTGAAAGGTCCTGATGGCAGCCAGTTCGGGGCTAACTCAGGGGGCGTGCTACTCCTCCACCCTGCCGGCACGCAACCAGATACCGCCCGTCTGAAAGCAGATATACAGGCTGGCAGTTATGGCCTTTTCCATGAAGAAGGCGGCTGGCAAAAACAATGGAACAAATACAAGCTCAATATATACGAAGGCATACAGCGCACCGACGGATATCGCCAGAATAGCGCCTTAAAAAGATATTATGTACAAACTGCCCAGCAATGGCAATATAACCCGCATAACAACCTTAAACTGATTGCATTCTATAGTGATATGGATTATCGCACCCCCGGAGGCCTTAACGCCGCCCAGGCAAGTGCTGATCCCCATGCCGCACGACCCGCTACTGCTACCCTGCCCGGGGCTATTGAACAACATGCAGGTATCCGCAACAAAACAGCTTTAGGTGGCCTGGTACACACGGCACAGTTATCCACACACTGGAAACATGTACTCAGCATCTATGGGATCAATACCCATTTCGAAAACCCCTTTATTACCAACTTCGAAGCCAGAGACGAAAATACTGCCGGCGCACGTACTTACATCGCCCTGCAGGATCAGCCCATCAATGGCACCAATATCCACCTGGACTGGACCGCCGGAGTGGAATGGTCACAAACCGGTTCGGACATTGTAAACTATGGCAATAACAAAGGCAAAAGAGATACCGTGCAGGCAGCCAGCAATATCACTGCCAGCCAGCATTTCTTTTTCACCAGCCTCTCCCTGCGCCCCGGTTCACAATGGATCGTAGAAGCCGCACTGAGTGCGAACTATTTTAAATACCGCTTTGAACAGGGAAAGAAGCAATTCGATCCTCAACTGATGCCCCGCATCTCTTTATCTTACTTAATCCTCCCTCAATGGTCTGTACGTGCCTCCCTAAGCAAAGGATACTCCCCTCCTTCTATTGCAGAGGTACGGCCGACTGATAATGTCATCAATACCACTTTACAGGCTGAAACAGGCTGGAATTACGAAGCCGGCTTCCGCCTGCAGGGGCTTCGTCATCAATACCAGCTGGATGCGGCGGTTTTCTATTATAAGCTGCAGGATGCAATTGTTCGTCAACTACACGATGACGGTACTGAATACTTTATCAATGCAGGTGGTACAACACAAAAAGGAATTGAACTGCAAGGCATGACATGGTTGACAAAGTGGTTACAGCTCAATGCCAGCTATGCTTACAGTCATTTCATATTCAGTGACTACAACGTAGCCGGCAAGAACCTTTCAGGCAATGCCCTCACCGGTGTTCCCCGTCATGCAGCCAATGCCGGATTGCTGGCCAACCTGCCGGCACATCTCTCCGTATATGCACAATACGCATTCACAGACAAACTGCCTCTGGATGATGCAAATACTGCGTACGCAAAACAATATCATTTATTGCAAGGGAAAGTAAGCTGGCAGCTGATGAAGCATATTACCCTCTATGCAGGTGCAGATAATATCCTGAACCGGTTCTATAGCCTGGGCAATGACCTGAATGCCGTCGGCAACCGATACTTCAATCCTGCTACCCTGCGCAACTACTATGGGGGTGTAAGGGTAAGGATCTAA
- a CDS encoding glycoside hydrolase 5 family protein, with translation MKVKVSLLAALLIATMAVVAQAQPRPQWSKKQAQKWYQSHAWQRGANFIPSTAINQLEMWQAASFDTATISRELGYAASIGLNSMRVFLHHAAWEQDPKGFKGRMNTYLSIADRYGISTIFVLFDDCWNKTYAIGTQPAPKPGIHNSGWLQDPGIRRESSTQLNDTLHKYVVDVMSTFRKDKRIFLWDLYNEPGNSDYGEKSLPLLKLVFTWGREANTAQPISSGVWNKSLTKLNEYQLNNSDVITYHNYADEKEHQEVIDTLRKYGRPLICTEYMARARNSFFATIMPLLKKENVAAYNWGLVSGKTNTIYAWDTPMPDGAEPKVWFHDIFRQDGTPYSTEEITVIKSLTGKN, from the coding sequence ATGAAAGTAAAAGTTTCATTACTTGCTGCACTGCTGATTGCAACGATGGCCGTTGTTGCACAAGCACAGCCAAGACCGCAGTGGTCCAAAAAACAAGCTCAGAAATGGTATCAATCACATGCGTGGCAACGTGGTGCCAACTTTATTCCCAGTACTGCTATCAACCAGCTGGAAATGTGGCAGGCAGCTTCTTTCGACACTGCTACCATCAGCCGTGAGCTTGGTTATGCTGCTTCTATTGGTCTGAATTCCATGCGCGTATTCCTGCATCATGCTGCCTGGGAGCAGGATCCAAAAGGATTCAAAGGCCGTATGAATACTTACCTCAGTATTGCTGACCGCTACGGTATTTCTACCATCTTCGTACTCTTTGACGACTGCTGGAATAAAACTTATGCAATTGGTACACAGCCAGCACCAAAACCAGGGATCCACAATTCCGGATGGTTACAGGATCCGGGTATCCGCAGAGAGAGTTCAACACAGCTGAACGATACCCTGCATAAATATGTAGTGGATGTAATGAGCACTTTCAGGAAAGACAAACGTATTTTCCTGTGGGATCTCTATAACGAACCAGGCAACTCAGACTATGGTGAGAAGAGCCTGCCATTATTAAAATTAGTATTCACCTGGGGCAGAGAAGCTAATACAGCACAGCCTATCAGCTCAGGTGTATGGAATAAAAGTCTCACAAAGCTGAACGAATACCAGCTGAACAACTCTGATGTGATCACCTATCACAACTATGCTGACGAAAAGGAACACCAGGAAGTAATCGACACCCTGCGCAAGTATGGTCGTCCCCTGATCTGCACTGAATACATGGCCCGTGCCCGTAACAGCTTCTTCGCGACCATTATGCCGCTCCTGAAAAAGGAAAATGTAGCTGCTTACAACTGGGGTCTCGTATCCGGAAAGACCAACACTATTTATGCCTGGGATACACCTATGCCTGACGGAGCAGAACCTAAAGTTTGGTTCCACGACATCTTCAGACAAGACGGAACGCCTTACAGCACAGAAGAGATCACGGTGATCAAATCTCTGACAGGGAAAAACTAG